A single Clostridia bacterium DNA region contains:
- a CDS encoding TerC family protein yields MDNILALIVGALQITILDLTLCADNIGIIALATKNLPAEYSKKATIYGISGAIGLRIIFACFMTLLLTVSAIPIKLIGGLLLVKITWDFIKPCNDEEECSNVKQASKFWEAVGIIIIADVSMSLDNVLAIAGAANGNIWLIVFGIALNIPVLFFGSQYVSNLMKKYRIAIYIGGAVLAHTAFKMIFEDSIVYSHIPHLFGIIFPWLAAAAILLYGIYVVKKTSAVYE; encoded by the coding sequence TTGGATAATATTCTTGCACTAATAGTTGGAGCATTACAAATCACAATACTTGATTTGACACTGTGCGCTGATAATATTGGGATAATCGCGCTGGCAACCAAGAACCTGCCGGCTGAATACTCAAAAAAAGCAACTATTTACGGAATCTCCGGGGCAATAGGTCTTAGAATCATTTTTGCCTGCTTTATGACTTTATTACTTACAGTCAGTGCAATCCCGATTAAGCTTATCGGCGGCTTGCTGCTTGTAAAGATTACCTGGGATTTTATCAAACCCTGCAACGACGAGGAAGAATGTTCAAATGTCAAACAAGCCAGCAAATTCTGGGAAGCCGTCGGAATAATTATAATAGCGGATGTAAGCATGAGCTTGGACAACGTACTGGCCATAGCCGGAGCCGCAAACGGCAATATATGGCTTATAGTATTCGGTATTGCTTTAAACATACCGGTGCTTTTCTTCGGCAGCCAATATGTATCAAACCTAATGAAAAAGTATAGGATAGCGATTTATATCGGTGGAGCAGTGCTTGCTCATACGGCATTCAAGATGATTTTTGAAGACAGCATCGTATACTCGCATATACCGCATCTCTTCGGCATAATTTTCCCATGGCTGGCAGCAGCAGCTATTCTCCTATACGGAATTTATGTGGTTAAGAAAACTTCGGCAGTTTATGAATAG
- a CDS encoding thiamine pyrophosphate-dependent enzyme, whose translation MAVVFEKTKALTDKPFHYCPGCTHGIIHRLVAEVLEELNLVEKTIGVAPVGCAVFAYDYFNCDMQEAAHGRAPAAATGIKRVNPKAAVFTYQGDGDLASIGAAEIVHAAMRGEKITTIFVNNAIYGMTGGQMAPTTLIGQKATTAPYGRVEDHAGLPLRVSEMLATIPKAVFVERVSVHDVKHIIQAKKAIKKAFQAQMEGKGFTLVEVLSTCPTNWGKTPVESLKWLEENMIPYFPLGNFRNTEEVK comes from the coding sequence ATGGCAGTTGTATTTGAAAAAACTAAGGCACTGACTGACAAGCCTTTTCATTATTGTCCAGGCTGCACTCATGGTATAATACACAGACTTGTAGCAGAAGTGCTTGAAGAACTTAATCTTGTTGAAAAAACTATTGGTGTAGCTCCAGTAGGATGTGCTGTTTTCGCATATGATTATTTCAACTGTGATATGCAGGAAGCAGCTCACGGAAGAGCACCGGCTGCTGCAACAGGCATAAAGAGGGTAAACCCGAAAGCTGCAGTATTTACTTATCAGGGCGACGGGGACTTGGCATCAATAGGTGCCGCTGAGATAGTCCACGCAGCTATGAGAGGTGAAAAGATAACAACAATATTTGTAAACAATGCAATATACGGCATGACAGGCGGACAGATGGCTCCTACAACTCTTATAGGACAGAAAGCTACAACTGCACCTTACGGAAGAGTTGAAGACCATGCAGGACTTCCTTTGAGGGTAAGCGAAATGCTTGCAACTATTCCTAAGGCTGTATTTGTAGAAAGAGTTTCAGTACATGATGTAAAGCATATAATACAGGCGAAGAAGGCCATAAAGAAGGCTTTTCAGGCACAGATGGAAGGCAAGGGCTTCACACTTGTTGAAGTACTATCCACTTGCCCGACAAACTGGGGTAAGACTCCTGTGGAGTCATTGAAATGGCTTGAAGAAAATATGATACCATATTTTCCACTTGGAAACTTCAGAAATACTGAGGAGGTGAAATAA
- a CDS encoding 4Fe-4S dicluster domain-containing protein, which yields MGKVTFDENRCKGCELCTTVCPAKIVVMDKDRINVKGYHVATVKEMDKCTGCASCARICPDVVIRVER from the coding sequence ATGGGTAAGGTAACTTTTGATGAGAACAGATGCAAAGGTTGTGAACTTTGCACCACAGTATGTCCTGCTAAGATAGTTGTGATGGACAAGGATAGGATTAATGTCAAGGGCTATCATGTGGCTACCGTAAAGGAAATGGATAAATGTACAGGCTGTGCATCGTGCGCAAGAATATGTCCAGACGTTGTAATAAGAGTAGAGAGATAA
- a CDS encoding 2-oxoacid:acceptor oxidoreductase family protein, whose translation MTHEIIMAGFGGQGVMAMGKILAEAALKEGRNVSWLPSYGPEMRGGTANCNVIISEEPVGAPIVTEATAAIVMNRPSLDKFEGDVIPGGALLINSSLIDQKASRNDIKVYYVPANDIANEMGAGKIANMVMLGAYLAISNAAKEDTIMEIITEIFSGKKASVIPLNKEALLRGAACVK comes from the coding sequence ATGACACATGAAATTATAATGGCAGGCTTTGGAGGACAAGGGGTTATGGCTATGGGCAAAATACTTGCCGAAGCAGCCCTAAAAGAAGGAAGGAATGTGTCATGGCTGCCCTCTTACGGTCCAGAAATGCGTGGCGGTACTGCAAACTGCAACGTAATTATATCTGAAGAACCGGTTGGAGCACCAATAGTCACTGAAGCAACAGCGGCTATAGTTATGAACAGACCTTCATTGGATAAGTTTGAAGGAGATGTAATTCCAGGCGGAGCGCTTCTAATTAACAGCTCTTTGATAGACCAGAAGGCTTCAAGAAATGATATCAAAGTTTACTATGTACCTGCAAATGATATAGCAAACGAAATGGGAGCAGGTAAAATAGCAAACATGGTTATGCTTGGAGCATATCTCGCTATCTCCAACGCTGCAAAAGAAGATACCATAATGGAGATAATTACTGAAATATTCAGTGGTAAGAAAGCCAGCGTAATTCCACTAAATAAGGAAGCACTTTTAAGAGGAGCTGCTTGCGTAAAATAA
- a CDS encoding 3-methyl-2-oxobutanoate dehydrogenase subunit VorB: MAKELWKGNEAIAEAAIKAGCRFFFGYPITPQNEIPEYMAMKMPQIDGGCFLQAESEVAAINMVYGAAGSGARVMTSSSSPGISLKQEGITYIAGAELPCVIVNIVRGGPGLGGIQPAQSDYFQACKGGGHGDYRLVVLAPASVQEAVDLVQEAFDIADQYRNPVMILGDGMIGQMMEPVEFTEVKKRKLPGKPWATVGTKGERSGNVINSLFIDPAECEKHNFKLFEKYSEIEKNETKVETYNMEGAEIVFVAYGTTSRIVKNAINALAKDGIKAGIIRPITLWPYPQKAIAEAAEQASVKAFLTVEMSMGQMVEDVRLAVNGKKPVHFYGRTGGMIPTPKAIVEEAKKILGGAK, encoded by the coding sequence ATGGCTAAGGAATTATGGAAGGGCAACGAAGCTATAGCTGAAGCTGCTATTAAGGCGGGCTGTAGATTTTTCTTCGGTTATCCTATTACACCACAGAATGAGATACCTGAATACATGGCAATGAAAATGCCTCAGATTGATGGCGGATGCTTCCTTCAGGCAGAGTCTGAAGTAGCAGCAATCAACATGGTTTATGGAGCAGCAGGCAGCGGTGCGAGAGTAATGACATCCTCATCAAGCCCAGGAATAAGCTTGAAGCAGGAAGGAATAACATATATTGCGGGCGCTGAGCTGCCTTGCGTAATAGTTAATATAGTAAGAGGAGGCCCAGGTCTAGGTGGGATACAACCTGCTCAGTCAGACTATTTCCAGGCTTGCAAGGGCGGTGGACATGGCGATTACAGATTGGTCGTACTGGCACCGGCATCTGTGCAGGAAGCAGTTGACTTGGTTCAGGAAGCTTTTGACATAGCGGATCAGTACAGGAATCCGGTAATGATTCTTGGAGATGGTATGATAGGGCAGATGATGGAACCGGTAGAATTTACTGAAGTAAAAAAGAGAAAACTACCTGGAAAGCCATGGGCCACAGTGGGTACAAAGGGAGAAAGAAGTGGCAACGTTATAAATTCACTGTTCATAGATCCAGCTGAATGTGAAAAGCACAACTTCAAGTTGTTTGAAAAATATAGCGAAATAGAAAAAAATGAAACAAAGGTAGAGACCTACAACATGGAAGGCGCAGAAATCGTTTTCGTTGCATATGGAACAACATCAAGAATAGTTAAGAATGCAATAAATGCACTTGCTAAAGATGGAATAAAGGCTGGAATAATAAGGCCTATAACACTCTGGCCATATCCTCAGAAAGCCATTGCGGAAGCAGCGGAGCAAGCCAGCGTAAAAGCCTTCCTGACTGTAGAGATGAGTATGGGACAGATGGTTGAAGATGTAAGGTTGGCTGTAAACGGAAAGAAACCTGTACATTTCTATGGAAGAACAGGCGGTATGATTCCGACTCCTAAGGCTATTGTTGAGGAAGCCAAGAAGATTCTAGGAGGTGCAAAATAA
- a CDS encoding hydrogenase/urease maturation nickel metallochaperone HypA, translating into MRGFPLTEAFLKVIEDTAKQNEAKRISKIWLAAGKGMLFKGNTSAYFEYILKGTAAKDAEIYIKYGHIAGRCRCCGLVFVYKDEMPCPECGGACDSISLEKRFIIDRMEIER; encoded by the coding sequence ATGAGAGGGTTTCCTTTAACAGAGGCTTTTCTCAAGGTAATAGAGGATACAGCAAAGCAGAATGAGGCAAAAAGGATCAGCAAGATTTGGCTGGCAGCTGGGAAAGGGATGTTGTTCAAGGGGAACACTTCGGCTTATTTCGAGTATATTCTCAAAGGCACCGCAGCCAAGGATGCAGAGATATACATAAAGTATGGCCACATAGCTGGAAGGTGCCGATGCTGCGGGCTAGTTTTTGTTTACAAAGACGAAATGCCCTGTCCTGAATGCGGGGGAGCCTGTGACAGCATATCTTTAGAAAAAAGGTTTATCATAGATCGAATGGAAATAGAAAGATAA